In Halogeometricum sp. S1BR25-6, a single genomic region encodes these proteins:
- a CDS encoding CPBP family intramembrane glutamic endopeptidase, whose translation MPDWATFAAFASVVTAGLLILSFASRGAILPDDERPHRAVGDGSEDEDGDGDVRAAPADPEGSSDRARKPSGGTPDHREVVLPKSGVRYRLDPVREDEDEDGNGVEAGGIPELSTAELLANVAFSQGLFAVFLLAGAWYAQVPRSAFGAGPDSLSVPALVGGAALGVVLYVVNQVGAALGAARGLGNAEELREALAPDTPAGWVVLLFFVLPLIAGFEELLFRGALIGAFAAGFGVSPWLLAVVSSVAFALGHNAQGRLGVLVTGALGFVLAAAYVLTGSLFAVVLAHYLVNALEFVVHEGLELDWAGRLT comes from the coding sequence ATGCCCGATTGGGCGACGTTCGCCGCGTTTGCGAGCGTCGTCACGGCAGGGCTGCTGATTCTCTCGTTCGCCTCCCGAGGCGCTATTTTACCCGACGACGAGCGGCCGCACCGCGCGGTCGGCGACGGGAGCGAAGACGAGGACGGGGACGGCGACGTTCGAGCGGCGCCGGCCGACCCCGAGGGGTCGTCGGACCGAGCGCGGAAGCCGTCCGGGGGCACCCCAGACCACCGGGAAGTCGTCCTCCCGAAGTCCGGCGTCCGCTACCGGTTGGACCCGGTACGCGAGGACGAAGACGAAGACGGAAACGGGGTCGAAGCCGGAGGCATTCCGGAGCTATCGACCGCCGAACTGCTCGCCAACGTCGCGTTCTCGCAGGGACTATTCGCCGTCTTCCTCCTCGCGGGCGCGTGGTACGCGCAGGTTCCCCGCTCGGCGTTCGGCGCGGGACCGGATTCCCTCTCCGTCCCGGCCCTCGTCGGCGGCGCCGCACTCGGCGTCGTCCTCTACGTCGTCAATCAGGTCGGGGCCGCGCTGGGGGCCGCACGCGGACTCGGGAACGCCGAGGAACTCAGGGAGGCGCTCGCGCCCGACACCCCCGCCGGCTGGGTCGTCCTCCTCTTCTTCGTTCTCCCGCTCATCGCGGGGTTCGAGGAACTGCTCTTCCGCGGCGCCCTTATCGGCGCCTTCGCCGCCGGGTTCGGCGTCTCGCCGTGGCTCCTCGCCGTCGTCTCGTCCGTCGCGTTCGCCCTCGGACACAACGCCCAGGGGCGCCTCGGCGTGCTCGTCACCGGGGCGCTCGGGTTCGTCCTCGCGGCGGCGTACGTCCTCACGGGAAGCCTGTTCGCCGTCGTGTTAGCACACTACCTCGTGAACGCCCTGGAGTTCGTCGTCCACGAGGGCCTCGAACTCGACTGGGCAGGGCGGCTGACGTAG